One genomic region from Bradyrhizobium icense encodes:
- a CDS encoding DUF2867 domain-containing protein, which yields MTVREIAPSVDADALLAGAQFADAFCIEIADRNLDARRAAERMMARQPRWAEALLTLRNLLVSPLGLKTSGVNPNVPRDMIGIFPVVSETPDRLIAGFNDRHLDFRVVVDVTAPGDVRQVTATTLVKTHNWLGRAYLAIIMPFHRLIVPALLRQVAA from the coding sequence ATGACCGTCCGCGAAATCGCACCTTCCGTCGATGCCGATGCGCTGCTGGCCGGCGCGCAATTCGCGGATGCCTTCTGCATTGAAATCGCCGACCGCAATCTCGACGCCCGCCGCGCCGCGGAGCGCATGATGGCGCGGCAGCCGCGATGGGCCGAGGCGCTGTTGACGCTGCGGAATTTGCTGGTTTCTCCGCTCGGGTTGAAAACGTCAGGTGTCAATCCGAATGTGCCCCGCGACATGATCGGGATTTTTCCGGTCGTCAGCGAAACGCCGGATCGACTTATCGCCGGCTTCAACGATCGCCATCTCGACTTTCGCGTCGTGGTGGACGTGACGGCGCCCGGCGACGTCAGGCAGGTCACGGCGACGACGCTGGTCAAGACGCATAACTGGCTCGGGCGAGCTTATCTTGCGATCATCATGCCGTTTCATCGGCTGATCGTGCCCGCCCTGCTGCGGCAGGTTGCGGCCTGA
- a CDS encoding MATE family efflux transporter, producing the protein MTSLEKIDRASVAPPASAAVPGRHLAIELAETLKLAVPLALTQLGQIAMMTTDLAFIGRLGSETVAAAALAHTVFFVAFTFGMGLVSAVAPLAAQAFGARDPRMVRRALRVGLWAALLIALPLMALPFRGEAILIALGQAPTAAGPAQQYLFGLAWGILPALWFIAIRGFMSAVNRPEPVLWITLAAIPANALLVYLLLYGKWGLPELGLFGAGLATSMVNLGTFLAGLWFTALRPPFRKYHVLGNIWRIDWPLMAKLAIVGAPISMAFLLEYGLFGAAGLLMGLISTTALAAHQIALQIAAILFMVPFGISMAATVRVGHAVGRRNSDAVRRAGYVAILLGATFMATMTLAVILGRFLIAELFLGEAVDATATLTATLLLIGSTFFVADGIQTIAAGALRGMNDTRVPLLFATFSYWLIGFTSACVLGFWTSLGASGVWIGLSIGTVVFAILLVLRFRLLANRLASP; encoded by the coding sequence ATGACCTCGCTCGAAAAAATCGACCGCGCAAGCGTTGCGCCGCCTGCCTCTGCGGCCGTGCCCGGCCGCCATCTCGCGATTGAACTTGCCGAGACGCTAAAACTCGCGGTGCCGCTCGCACTGACTCAGCTCGGACAGATCGCGATGATGACGACCGATCTGGCATTCATCGGTCGGCTCGGCAGCGAAACAGTGGCCGCGGCAGCCCTCGCCCATACGGTGTTCTTCGTCGCCTTCACTTTCGGCATGGGCCTGGTATCGGCCGTGGCACCGCTGGCGGCGCAGGCTTTCGGCGCTCGCGATCCGCGCATGGTACGACGCGCGCTGCGCGTCGGCTTGTGGGCGGCGCTGTTGATCGCGCTGCCGCTGATGGCACTGCCATTTCGCGGCGAGGCGATCCTGATCGCGCTCGGCCAGGCGCCGACTGCCGCCGGGCCCGCGCAGCAATATCTGTTCGGCCTTGCCTGGGGCATCCTGCCGGCGCTGTGGTTCATCGCGATTCGCGGCTTCATGAGCGCGGTGAACCGGCCCGAGCCGGTGCTATGGATCACACTGGCCGCGATCCCGGCCAACGCGTTGCTGGTCTATCTGCTGCTCTACGGGAAATGGGGCCTGCCCGAACTTGGGCTATTCGGCGCGGGCCTTGCGACCAGCATGGTCAATCTCGGCACGTTTCTCGCGGGGCTGTGGTTCACCGCGCTACGCCCGCCGTTCAGGAAATATCACGTGCTCGGCAACATCTGGCGCATCGACTGGCCGTTGATGGCGAAGCTCGCGATCGTCGGCGCGCCGATCTCGATGGCGTTTCTGCTGGAGTACGGGCTGTTCGGCGCTGCCGGCCTGCTGATGGGTCTGATCAGCACCACAGCACTCGCTGCGCACCAGATTGCACTACAGATCGCAGCCATCCTTTTCATGGTGCCGTTCGGAATCAGTATGGCAGCGACTGTGCGGGTCGGTCATGCGGTCGGGCGCCGCAACAGCGACGCCGTCAGGCGCGCAGGTTATGTGGCGATACTGCTCGGCGCCACGTTCATGGCCACGATGACGCTCGCCGTGATTCTTGGACGGTTCCTTATCGCCGAACTCTTCCTCGGCGAGGCCGTAGACGCGACTGCGACACTGACGGCGACCCTGCTCCTGATCGGCTCTACCTTCTTTGTCGCGGACGGTATCCAAACCATCGCCGCCGGTGCGCTGCGCGGAATGAATGACACGCGCGTGCCGCTGCTATTCGCCACCTTCAGCTACTGGCTGATCGGCTTTACTTCCGCCTGCGTACTCGGGTTCTGGACATCGCTTGGCGCCAGCGGCGTCTGGATCGGATTGTCGATCGGCACCGTTGTCTTCGCCATTCTGCTGGTCTTGCGATTCCGGCTATTGGCGAACAGACTGGCGTCTCCATGA
- the murA gene encoding UDP-N-acetylglucosamine 1-carboxyvinyltransferase — protein MPPIQYIVEGGHRLSGTIEPSGNKNSALPIIAAALLTEHPVTLENVPRIRDTETLVELIRSVGASAEWQARNTLAIHAKEVRAADLDPELCARIRASILLAGPLLARCGEVALPPPGGDVIGRRRLDTHFLAFEQLGATVTATHRLEFRASSLKGADVFLDEPSVTATENALVAAVAAHGTTYLRNAASEPHVQDLAHFLVALGAKIEGIGTNTIIVHGPATLGGTNYSIQPDHIEVGSLIGLAAVTRSPLRIAKAGVEHLRSIRMGFERLGIVCGVEGDDLVVPSGQTMKIHDDFGGHVPKLEDQPWPAFPADLMSIAIVTATQCDGVILMFEKMFESRMFFVDKLISMGARIVLCDPHRAIVAGPSRLRGAPMTSPDIRAGMAMLLAAVAAEGTSTINNADQIERGYERIEERLNALGARITRVPARDGH, from the coding sequence GTGCCGCCCATTCAGTACATCGTTGAAGGCGGCCACCGGCTTTCGGGAACGATCGAGCCGTCCGGCAACAAGAATTCGGCGCTGCCGATCATCGCCGCTGCGCTGCTCACCGAGCATCCCGTCACGCTGGAAAACGTACCGCGGATCCGCGACACCGAAACGCTGGTCGAACTGATCCGCTCGGTCGGCGCTTCGGCCGAATGGCAGGCGCGCAATACGCTTGCGATCCACGCCAAGGAGGTCCGCGCCGCCGATCTCGATCCCGAACTCTGCGCGCGGATCCGCGCCTCGATCTTGCTGGCGGGACCGCTGTTGGCCCGCTGCGGCGAGGTGGCGCTGCCGCCGCCCGGTGGCGACGTCATCGGACGCCGCCGTCTCGATACCCATTTCCTCGCCTTCGAGCAGTTAGGTGCCACCGTCACGGCCACCCACCGGCTGGAATTCCGCGCGAGCAGCCTCAAGGGCGCCGACGTCTTTCTCGACGAGCCGAGCGTCACCGCCACCGAGAACGCACTTGTCGCGGCGGTTGCCGCCCATGGCACCACTTATTTGCGAAACGCCGCCTCGGAGCCGCATGTGCAGGATCTCGCGCATTTCCTGGTCGCGCTTGGCGCCAAGATCGAGGGCATCGGCACCAACACCATCATCGTGCACGGCCCGGCAACGCTCGGCGGCACGAACTATTCGATCCAGCCCGACCATATCGAGGTTGGCTCGCTGATCGGGCTCGCCGCGGTGACGCGCTCGCCACTGCGCATCGCCAAGGCCGGCGTCGAGCATCTGCGTTCGATCCGGATGGGGTTTGAGCGGCTCGGCATCGTCTGCGGCGTCGAGGGCGACGATCTCGTGGTGCCCTCAGGGCAGACCATGAAGATCCATGACGATTTCGGCGGGCATGTGCCGAAGCTCGAGGACCAGCCGTGGCCGGCCTTCCCGGCCGACCTGATGTCGATTGCGATCGTGACCGCGACGCAATGCGACGGCGTGATCCTGATGTTCGAAAAAATGTTCGAGTCGCGGATGTTCTTCGTCGACAAGCTGATCTCGATGGGCGCCCGTATCGTGCTGTGCGACCCGCATCGCGCGATCGTGGCCGGCCCGAGCCGGCTGCGCGGCGCGCCGATGACCTCCCCCGACATCCGCGCCGGCATGGCTATGCTGCTGGCGGCGGTGGCCGCCGAAGGCACTTCGACCATCAACAACGCCGACCAGATCGAGCGCGGCTATGAGCGCATCGAGGAGCGGCTCAATGCGCTGGGCGCCAGAATCACCCGAGTGCCGGCACGCGACGGCCATTAG
- the gyrB gene encoding DNA topoisomerase (ATP-hydrolyzing) subunit B has protein sequence MTEPARRTPADTEHPIPVEYGAESIRVLKGLDAVRKRPGMYIGDTDDGSGLHHMVYEVVDNAIDEALAGHATRVDVILNADNSVTVRDDGRGIPVDIHKGEGISAAEVIMTQLHAGGKFDQNSYKVSGGLHGVGVSVVNALSSSLKLRVWRDDKEHFVEFAHGDSLAPLKVVGEAQGKRGTEVTFLASSETFKNIEYDFATLEHRLRELAFLNSGVHIILSDMRHAVEKREEMRYDGGVEEFVKYLDRNKKAIVPVPIMVRSEANGIGVEAALWWNDSYHENVLCFTNNIPQRDGGTHLAGFRGALTRQVNGYADANAKKEKIALTGDDCREGLTAVLSVKVPDPKFSSQTKDKLVSSEVRPVVENVLNEALAAWFEEHPAEAKVIVGKVIQAAAAREAARKARELTRKSPLSVSSLPGKLADCQEKDPAKSELFIVEGDSAGGSAKQGRNREFQAVLPLRGKILNVERVRTDKMLSSEQIGTLITALGTGISDDFSADKLRYHKIIVMTDADVDGAHIRTLLLTFFYRQMRELIDRGHLYIAQPPLYKVTRGKSEQYLKDERALEDYLIATGLDDCVFKPASGSERAGRDLLSMVEDARVIRGILNNLHSRYNRKVVEQAAIAGVLTPKITGDLATANAAAEYIARRLDKLADEVERGWVGHFAEGEGFTFERTIRGVKDVAVIDDALLGSADARKLDDYAAKLQEAYPNPGLLRRKDTETTIHGPVSLFEAVTDAGRKGVALQRYKGLGEMNPDQLWETTLDTNERSLLQVKIKEVDEADDIFTKLMGDVVEPRREFIQDNSLSANVDV, from the coding sequence ATGACAGAACCTGCCCGGCGGACCCCTGCCGACACTGAGCATCCCATTCCCGTTGAGTATGGTGCGGAATCGATCCGGGTGTTGAAGGGCCTCGATGCCGTTCGCAAGCGGCCGGGCATGTACATCGGCGACACCGATGATGGTTCCGGCCTGCACCACATGGTCTACGAGGTCGTCGACAACGCGATCGACGAGGCGCTCGCGGGCCACGCCACGCGCGTCGATGTGATCCTCAATGCAGACAATTCCGTTACCGTGCGCGACGACGGCCGCGGCATTCCCGTCGACATCCACAAGGGCGAAGGAATCTCTGCCGCTGAGGTCATCATGACCCAGCTCCACGCCGGCGGTAAATTCGACCAGAACTCCTACAAGGTTTCCGGCGGCCTGCACGGCGTTGGCGTTTCCGTCGTCAACGCGCTGTCGAGCTCGCTGAAGCTCAGGGTCTGGCGCGACGACAAGGAGCATTTCGTCGAGTTCGCCCATGGCGACTCGCTGGCACCCTTGAAGGTGGTCGGCGAGGCCCAGGGCAAGCGCGGCACCGAGGTCACCTTTCTCGCCTCGAGCGAGACATTCAAGAACATCGAATATGATTTCGCGACGCTGGAACACCGGCTGCGCGAGCTCGCGTTCCTCAATTCCGGCGTTCACATCATCCTCTCCGACATGCGCCACGCCGTCGAGAAGCGCGAGGAGATGCGCTACGACGGCGGCGTCGAGGAGTTCGTCAAATATCTCGACCGCAACAAGAAGGCCATCGTGCCTGTCCCGATCATGGTGCGGTCGGAAGCCAACGGCATCGGTGTCGAGGCGGCACTGTGGTGGAACGACAGCTACCACGAGAACGTGCTTTGCTTCACCAACAACATCCCACAGCGAGACGGCGGCACCCATCTCGCCGGTTTCCGCGGCGCGCTGACACGCCAGGTCAACGGCTATGCCGACGCCAACGCGAAGAAGGAAAAGATCGCGCTGACCGGCGACGATTGCCGCGAAGGTCTCACCGCCGTGCTGTCGGTAAAGGTGCCGGACCCGAAATTTTCGTCGCAGACCAAGGACAAGCTCGTGTCCTCGGAAGTGCGCCCGGTGGTCGAGAACGTGCTGAACGAGGCCCTGGCGGCCTGGTTCGAGGAGCATCCGGCCGAAGCGAAAGTCATCGTCGGCAAGGTGATCCAGGCGGCCGCCGCGCGCGAAGCCGCCCGCAAGGCGCGCGAGCTGACACGCAAGAGCCCGCTTAGCGTCTCCTCGCTGCCTGGCAAGCTCGCCGACTGCCAGGAGAAAGACCCGGCCAAGTCGGAACTGTTCATCGTCGAGGGCGACTCGGCCGGCGGCAGCGCCAAGCAGGGCCGCAACCGTGAGTTCCAGGCGGTGCTGCCGCTCCGCGGCAAGATCCTCAATGTCGAGCGCGTCCGCACCGACAAGATGCTTTCGTCCGAGCAGATCGGCACCCTGATCACCGCGCTCGGCACCGGCATCAGCGACGACTTCTCGGCCGACAAGCTGCGCTACCACAAGATCATCGTGATGACGGACGCCGACGTCGATGGCGCCCACATCCGCACGCTGCTATTGACCTTCTTCTACCGGCAGATGCGCGAATTGATCGATCGCGGCCACCTCTATATCGCCCAGCCGCCGCTCTACAAGGTGACGCGCGGCAAGTCCGAGCAGTACCTGAAGGACGAGCGCGCACTGGAAGATTATCTGATCGCGACCGGCCTCGATGACTGCGTCTTCAAGCCCGCATCGGGCTCGGAACGCGCCGGGCGCGACCTGCTGTCGATGGTGGAGGATGCGCGCGTGATCCGCGGCATCCTGAACAACCTGCACAGCCGCTATAACCGCAAGGTGGTCGAGCAAGCCGCGATCGCGGGCGTCCTGACGCCGAAGATCACCGGCGATCTTGCCACGGCAAACGCCGCGGCCGAATACATCGCCAGGCGCCTGGACAAGCTGGCCGACGAAGTCGAGCGCGGCTGGGTCGGCCATTTCGCCGAGGGCGAAGGCTTCACCTTCGAACGCACGATCCGGGGCGTCAAGGATGTAGCCGTCATCGACGACGCCCTGCTCGGCTCGGCGGACGCCCGCAAGCTCGATGACTACGCCGCGAAGCTGCAGGAGGCCTATCCGAACCCTGGCCTGCTGCGCCGCAAGGACACCGAGACCACGATTCACGGGCCGGTCAGCCTGTTCGAGGCGGTCACCGATGCCGGCCGCAAGGGCGTGGCGCTGCAGCGCTACAAAGGCCTCGGCGAGATGAATCCCGACCAGCTCTGGGAGACCACGCTCGACACCAACGAGCGCTCGCTGCTGCAGGTGAAGATCAAGGAGGTCGACGAGGCCGACGACATCTTCACCAAGCTGATGGGTGACGTGGTCGAGCCACGCCGCGAGTTCATCCAGGATAACTCGCTCAGCGCCAATGTCGACGTGTGA
- the recF gene encoding DNA replication/repair protein RecF (All proteins in this family for which functions are known are DNA-binding proteins that assist the filamentation of RecA onto DNA for the initiation of recombination or recombinational repair.), whose product MTPSRIHRLSLTHFRNYRAASVQVRGDMVVLVGPNGAGKTNCLEAISFLSPGRGLRRATLEDVADNQGDGSWAVSAEVEGALGLATLGTGIDAPTADAASSRRCRIDREPVSSATAFGDHLRMVWLTPAMDGLFLGAASERRRFFDRLVLAIDSEHSSRVSALERSLRSRNRLLEVRNYDDHWCEAIERETAELAVAVAATRGQTVTRLAAMLRERGAASAFPSAQIMLDGWMENALVNESATAVEDRYREILRANRARDAAAGRTLDGPHLTDLQVVYAPKNMPARDASTGEQKALLIGLVLAHATLVAEMTGIVPLLLLDEVVAHLDPSRRKALFDELAKLGAQVWMTGADPAAFVDIGATGEIFDVESGRVSRRA is encoded by the coding sequence ATGACCCCCTCCCGCATCCATCGCCTGTCGCTCACGCACTTCCGCAATTATCGCGCGGCGAGCGTGCAGGTGCGCGGCGATATGGTGGTGCTGGTGGGGCCGAACGGCGCCGGCAAGACCAATTGCCTGGAGGCGATCTCGTTTCTGTCGCCGGGACGTGGCCTGCGGCGCGCGACGCTGGAGGATGTTGCCGACAATCAGGGTGACGGCTCCTGGGCGGTGTCGGCCGAGGTCGAGGGCGCGCTGGGGCTTGCCACGCTTGGCACCGGCATCGATGCGCCGACCGCGGACGCCGCCTCCAGCCGCCGCTGCCGGATCGACCGCGAGCCGGTGAGCTCGGCAACCGCATTCGGCGATCATTTGCGCATGGTATGGCTGACGCCGGCGATGGACGGGCTGTTCCTCGGCGCAGCTTCCGAGCGGCGGCGCTTCTTCGACCGTCTGGTGCTGGCGATCGACAGCGAGCATTCCAGCCGCGTCTCGGCGCTGGAGCGCTCGCTGCGTTCGCGCAACCGCCTGCTCGAAGTGCGCAATTATGACGACCACTGGTGCGAAGCGATCGAGCGCGAAACCGCCGAGCTCGCTGTTGCGGTTGCCGCCACGCGCGGCCAGACCGTAACCAGACTGGCTGCGATGCTGCGCGAACGCGGCGCGGCCTCCGCCTTTCCATCGGCGCAGATCATGCTCGACGGCTGGATGGAAAACGCGCTGGTCAACGAATCCGCAACCGCGGTCGAGGATCGCTACCGCGAGATCCTGCGCGCCAACCGTGCCCGCGACGCCGCGGCCGGCCGCACGCTGGATGGTCCCCATCTCACGGACTTGCAGGTGGTCTATGCGCCGAAGAACATGCCGGCGCGCGACGCCTCCACGGGCGAACAAAAGGCGCTGCTGATCGGGCTAGTGCTGGCCCATGCCACCCTGGTTGCCGAGATGACCGGGATCGTGCCGCTATTGCTGCTCGACGAAGTCGTCGCACATCTTGATCCCAGCCGGCGCAAGGCGCTGTTCGATGAACTGGCAAAGCTCGGCGCACAGGTCTGGATGACCGGTGCCGATCCAGCGGCGTTCGTCGATATCGGAGCGACCGGCGAGATTTTCGACGTCGAGTCTGGCCGGGTGAGCCGCCGTGCCTGA
- a CDS encoding GIY-YIG nuclease family protein — protein MTYWVYILASKPGGTLYIGVTNNLIRRVYEHREGLADGFTKRYGVKTLVYFEAHETIAVALQREKNIKHWSREWKIDLIVAGNPDWRDLYEDIAR, from the coding sequence ATGACCTATTGGGTGTACATCCTCGCGAGCAAACCAGGCGGAACGCTGTACATCGGTGTAACAAACAATCTGATCAGGCGTGTATACGAGCACCGGGAAGGTCTGGCAGACGGTTTCACCAAACGGTACGGCGTCAAGACACTGGTGTATTTCGAAGCGCACGAAACAATTGCTGTCGCGCTTCAACGCGAGAAGAACATCAAGCATTGGTCGCGCGAGTGGAAAATCGATCTGATCGTGGCGGGCAATCCCGACTGGCGGGATTTATACGAAGATATTGCCCGCTAG